In a genomic window of Microterricola viridarii:
- a CDS encoding putative RNA methyltransferase, whose product MTLHTLAEWLRCPQCAEPLQAREPLALACPAGHSFDVNKRGFVNLVPGGSRMIGDSPAMLDARASFLGAGHFGPVRAALVAAAGAGAAPRRIVDAGCGTGYYLDGLLTPGTTSSALAMDISPHAVARAVRGGRALLEGSDGAVDGLVADIWRPLPLRDASADLLFTVFAPRNLPEFHRALAPSGRLVVVVPTARHIRQLREAGQALDIPAEKAERLQAEAAPLFTAVGRAAVEYDIVVSPADAARLVGMGPSAHHSGAEADAGADAADMTVTVSVDVLSFVPR is encoded by the coding sequence ATGACTCTGCACACGCTCGCCGAGTGGCTGCGCTGCCCACAGTGTGCCGAGCCGCTCCAGGCCCGTGAGCCGCTCGCCCTGGCCTGCCCGGCCGGCCACAGCTTCGACGTGAACAAGCGCGGCTTCGTGAACCTCGTTCCCGGCGGCAGCCGGATGATCGGCGACTCCCCCGCCATGCTGGACGCCCGAGCGTCCTTCCTGGGCGCCGGGCATTTCGGCCCGGTGCGTGCGGCGCTCGTCGCGGCGGCGGGGGCAGGCGCAGCGCCACGGCGCATCGTGGACGCCGGCTGTGGCACCGGCTACTACCTGGACGGCCTTCTCACACCCGGTACGACTTCTTCCGCGCTGGCCATGGACATCTCGCCGCATGCCGTCGCACGCGCGGTGCGCGGTGGGCGCGCGCTGCTCGAGGGGTCGGACGGCGCCGTCGACGGACTCGTTGCCGACATCTGGCGCCCGCTCCCGCTGCGCGATGCGAGCGCAGATCTGTTGTTCACCGTCTTCGCCCCGCGCAACCTGCCCGAGTTCCACCGGGCGTTGGCCCCGAGCGGTCGGCTGGTCGTCGTCGTTCCCACCGCCCGGCACATCAGGCAACTCCGAGAGGCGGGCCAGGCCCTCGACATCCCGGCCGAGAAGGCCGAGCGGCTACAGGCCGAGGCCGCTCCGCTCTTCACCGCTGTCGGCCGGGCCGCCGTTGAGTACGACATCGTGGTCTCTCCGGCCGACGCGGCGCGGCTTGTCGGCATGGGACCGTCGGCTCATCACTCCGGCGCCGAGGCGGATGCCGGCGCAGACGCGGCCGACATGACGGTCACCGTGAGCGTCGACGTGCTGAGCTTCGTTCCCCGCTAG
- the ctaC gene encoding aa3-type cytochrome oxidase subunit II produces MRNNRRLRWAAIPIAATLAVVLAGCTQAQLNGFLPGFVEGENPVTSNTSMVSGLWTTSWIVLLIVGLITWGLIIWAVIVYRRRKGQTGLPVQLRYNMPIEIFYTIVPLILVLGFFAFTARDQAAIETPYADPDVKVQVMAKQWAWDFNYTDEDVYSPGIQAQPADGGEPGAIDEAGLPTLVLPVDKEIEIRLDSRDVIHSFWVIDFLYKKDMFPGKSNYMYVTPTKEGTYKGKCAELCGEYHSLMLFNVEVVSQAEYDDYIQSLRDAGQEGQLGFEFDRNQNLPGTGAPELKEEH; encoded by the coding sequence GTGCGCAACAATCGCCGACTCCGATGGGCTGCAATTCCAATCGCAGCGACGTTAGCCGTAGTTCTTGCCGGGTGTACCCAGGCACAGCTCAATGGCTTCCTCCCCGGATTCGTGGAGGGTGAAAACCCTGTCACGTCGAACACCTCAATGGTGTCTGGTCTCTGGACCACATCCTGGATCGTCCTGCTCATTGTGGGCCTCATCACATGGGGGCTCATCATCTGGGCCGTCATCGTCTACCGCCGCCGGAAGGGCCAGACTGGCCTTCCCGTTCAGCTGCGCTACAACATGCCGATCGAAATCTTCTACACGATCGTGCCCCTGATTCTCGTGCTCGGCTTCTTCGCCTTCACCGCACGTGACCAGGCCGCCATCGAGACGCCGTACGCGGATCCCGATGTCAAGGTCCAGGTCATGGCCAAGCAGTGGGCGTGGGACTTCAACTACACCGACGAGGACGTCTACTCGCCCGGCATCCAGGCACAGCCCGCCGACGGCGGCGAGCCCGGCGCCATCGACGAGGCCGGACTCCCGACGCTCGTGCTGCCCGTCGACAAGGAGATCGAGATCCGTCTCGACAGCCGCGACGTCATCCACTCGTTCTGGGTCATCGACTTCTTGTACAAGAAGGACATGTTCCCCGGCAAGTCGAACTACATGTACGTGACCCCCACCAAGGAGGGCACCTACAAGGGCAAGTGTGCCGAGCTCTGCGGCGAGTACCACTCGCTCATGCTATTCAACGTCGAGGTCGTTTCCCAGGCCGAGTACGACGACTACATCCAGTCGCTCCGCGACGCCGGTCAGGAAGGCCAGCTTGGCTTCGAATTCGATCGCAACCAGAACCTGCCGGGTACCGGGGCGCCCGAGCTCAAGGAGGAACACTAG
- the qcrB gene encoding cytochrome bc1 complex cytochrome b subunit, protein MSTATTTSAPNSTESAAKKPGGFTAAAANYIDERTSVSGAVKEFGRKIFPDHWSFLLGEVALFAFVVILLSGSFLTFFFQASMVEVHYDGSYVPLKGVPMSVAMSSTLDISFDIRGGLLMRQIHHWAALLFVAAIGLHMLRIFFTGAFRKPRELNWVIGFVLFILAMAEGFTGYSLPDDLLSGNGLRIIDGIIKGIPLVGTWISFLLFGGEFPGDQIVGRLYTLHILLLPAIVVLFIALHLVFVVVHKHTQYPGAGKNEQTVVGYPVMPVYAAKAGGFFFIVFGIIALIASLFTINPVWNYGPYDPSPVSAGTQPDWYIGFADGALRLVPPGWEFVLFDRTWSFNILAPLIIIGVFIVLVLIYPFIEAWITGDKREHHVLDRPRNAPTRTAIGAAGVTFYAAMWAAASSDLIATHFKLTMEGVIHALQAMLILGPIVAYFITKRICIALQKKDREIVLHGFESGRIVKLPGGEFIEVHEPLDEYERWRLVDYKDYKPLMIRPNAKGKITVGQRLRASLSRWFFEDRIAPVTKTEIEQSHGDHH, encoded by the coding sequence TTGAGCACCGCAACTACCACGAGCGCCCCGAACTCCACGGAGTCGGCGGCGAAGAAGCCCGGTGGTTTCACGGCCGCCGCAGCCAACTACATTGACGAGCGCACCAGCGTCTCCGGTGCCGTCAAGGAGTTCGGTCGCAAGATCTTCCCCGACCACTGGTCGTTCCTGCTCGGTGAGGTCGCGCTCTTCGCGTTCGTCGTCATCCTGCTCTCCGGATCGTTCCTGACGTTCTTCTTCCAGGCCTCCATGGTCGAGGTGCACTACGACGGCTCCTACGTGCCGCTCAAGGGTGTCCCGATGTCCGTGGCGATGTCCTCGACGCTGGACATCTCCTTCGACATCCGCGGTGGCCTCCTGATGCGTCAGATCCACCACTGGGCTGCGCTGCTGTTCGTGGCAGCCATCGGGCTGCACATGCTGCGCATCTTCTTCACGGGTGCGTTCCGCAAGCCGCGCGAGCTCAACTGGGTCATCGGCTTCGTGCTGTTCATCCTGGCCATGGCAGAGGGCTTCACCGGCTACTCGCTTCCGGATGACCTGCTCTCGGGCAACGGCCTCCGCATCATCGACGGAATCATCAAGGGCATCCCGCTCGTCGGAACCTGGATCTCGTTCCTGCTGTTCGGTGGAGAGTTCCCCGGCGACCAGATCGTCGGCCGCCTCTACACCCTGCACATCCTGTTGCTGCCCGCGATCGTCGTCCTCTTCATCGCGCTGCACCTGGTGTTCGTCGTCGTGCACAAGCACACGCAGTACCCCGGTGCGGGCAAGAACGAGCAGACCGTCGTCGGCTACCCGGTCATGCCGGTCTACGCCGCGAAGGCCGGTGGATTCTTCTTCATCGTCTTCGGCATCATCGCGCTGATCGCCTCGCTGTTCACGATCAACCCGGTCTGGAACTACGGCCCGTACGACCCCTCCCCGGTGTCGGCCGGTACGCAGCCCGACTGGTACATCGGATTTGCCGATGGGGCCCTGCGCCTCGTTCCGCCGGGCTGGGAGTTCGTGCTGTTCGACCGCACCTGGTCGTTCAACATCCTCGCCCCGCTGATCATCATCGGTGTCTTCATCGTGCTGGTCCTGATCTACCCGTTCATCGAGGCCTGGATCACCGGAGACAAGCGCGAGCACCACGTGCTCGACCGCCCGCGCAACGCCCCGACCCGCACCGCCATCGGTGCAGCCGGTGTCACGTTCTACGCGGCAATGTGGGCAGCAGCCAGCTCCGACCTCATCGCGACGCACTTCAAGCTGACGATGGAAGGCGTGATCCACGCCCTCCAGGCGATGCTGATCCTCGGCCCGATCGTTGCGTACTTCATCACGAAGCGCATCTGCATCGCGCTGCAGAAGAAGGACCGCGAGATCGTGCTGCACGGCTTCGAGTCCGGTCGCATCGTCAAACTGCCCGGCGGCGAGTTCATCGAGGTGCACGAGCCCCTCGACGAGTACGAGCGCTGGCGCCTGGTCGACTACAAGGACTACAAGCCGCTGATGATCCGCCCGAACGCCAAGGGCAAGATCACCGTGGGCCAGCGCCTGCGGGCCTCGCTCTCGCGCTGGTTCTTCGAAGACCGCATCGCTCCCGTCACCAAGACGGAGATCGAGCAGTCGCACGGAGACCACCACTAA
- a CDS encoding dipeptidase, whose translation MSETTQTPPNTHSQAQIEEAVRESVELDLPRTIAELSSLVRIPSVAWSAFDPAQVQASAEAVAALVRELGVFETVEIKRSAIADGEDAGQLGQPAVLATRAARNGRPTVLLYAHHDVQPPGDDADWDSEPYQPVVRGDRLYGRGAADDKAGVMAHVASVRALVEAVGEDFDLGIALFIEGEEEFGSRSFANFLIDNRDALQADAIVVADSSNWDVNTPALTVALRGNVTFKLTVRTLEHASHSGMFGGAVPDAMLATIRLLATMHDADGSVAVEGLSSHDTETPAYSEEHLRAETGLLPGVSPIGRGSILSRIWAQPTVTVTGIDAPSVANASNTLAPAISVRISSRVAPGQPAAEAFAALEAHLRAHAPWGAELTISEVDMGEAFLVDTSGWAVREAKQAMADAWGVDPVDTGIGGSIPFISDLVREFPQAEILVTGVEDPDSRAHSPNESLHLGVFKRAVLSEALLLARLNARE comes from the coding sequence ATGAGCGAGACCACGCAGACGCCCCCCAACACTCACAGCCAGGCACAGATTGAGGAGGCGGTGCGCGAGAGCGTCGAACTCGACCTTCCCCGCACCATCGCCGAGCTCTCCAGCCTCGTCCGGATCCCCTCCGTGGCCTGGTCGGCCTTCGACCCCGCCCAGGTGCAGGCCAGTGCCGAGGCCGTCGCGGCGCTCGTGCGCGAGCTCGGCGTCTTCGAGACCGTCGAGATCAAGCGGTCGGCCATCGCCGACGGCGAGGACGCCGGCCAGCTCGGCCAGCCCGCCGTGCTCGCCACCCGCGCCGCCCGGAACGGCCGCCCCACCGTGCTGCTCTACGCGCACCACGACGTGCAGCCCCCCGGCGACGACGCCGACTGGGACTCCGAGCCCTACCAGCCCGTCGTCCGCGGCGACCGGCTCTACGGCCGCGGCGCCGCCGACGACAAGGCCGGCGTGATGGCGCACGTCGCCTCCGTCCGCGCCCTGGTCGAGGCCGTCGGGGAGGACTTCGACCTCGGCATCGCCCTGTTCATCGAGGGGGAGGAGGAGTTCGGCTCCCGCTCCTTCGCCAACTTCCTCATCGACAACCGCGACGCCCTGCAGGCCGACGCCATCGTCGTCGCCGACTCGAGCAACTGGGACGTGAACACGCCCGCCCTCACCGTCGCCCTCCGCGGCAACGTCACGTTCAAGCTCACGGTGCGCACCCTCGAGCACGCCTCCCACTCCGGCATGTTCGGCGGCGCGGTGCCGGATGCCATGCTCGCCACGATCCGGCTGCTGGCCACCATGCACGACGCCGACGGCTCCGTCGCGGTCGAGGGCCTGAGCAGCCACGACACCGAGACGCCGGCCTACTCGGAGGAGCACCTGCGCGCCGAGACCGGCCTGCTGCCGGGCGTCTCGCCGATCGGCCGGGGCAGCATCCTCAGCCGGATCTGGGCGCAGCCGACGGTGACGGTCACCGGCATCGACGCACCGAGCGTCGCCAACGCCTCCAACACGCTCGCCCCGGCGATCAGCGTCCGGATCAGCTCCCGTGTGGCGCCGGGCCAGCCGGCAGCCGAGGCCTTCGCCGCCCTCGAGGCGCACCTGCGCGCGCACGCGCCGTGGGGGGCCGAGCTCACCATCAGCGAGGTGGACATGGGGGAGGCCTTCCTCGTTGACACCAGCGGCTGGGCCGTCCGCGAGGCCAAGCAGGCCATGGCGGACGCCTGGGGCGTCGACCCCGTCGACACCGGCATCGGCGGGTCCATCCCGTTCATCTCCGACCTCGTGCGCGAGTTCCCGCAGGCCGAGATCCTGGTCACCGGCGTCGAGGACCCCGACTCGCGGGCGCACAGCCCGAACGAGTCCCTCCACCTCGGCGTCTTCAAGCGGGCCGTGCTCAGCGAGGCGCTGCTCCTGGCCCGTCTGAACGCCCGGGAATGA
- a CDS encoding DUF3043 domain-containing protein: MAKNQAGNGSDPVTSDVPAEEAAPTVGKGAPTPTRKQQEAANQRPLVVGDRKEAAKAARAKQAEARERARIGMANGEEKYLPMRDRGVQKRYVRDYVDARFSIGEFMIPVMFLVIILTFIPSPEVQTYGILALWAFFIVAVVDSVILGFTLTRKLAAKFGKDKVEKVRWYAAMRALQLRAMRLPKAQVKRFQFPE, encoded by the coding sequence GTGGCAAAGAACCAGGCCGGCAACGGCAGCGACCCTGTAACAAGCGACGTTCCCGCCGAGGAAGCCGCTCCCACCGTTGGCAAGGGCGCGCCAACCCCCACCCGCAAGCAGCAGGAGGCGGCCAACCAGCGCCCCCTCGTGGTCGGCGACCGCAAGGAGGCGGCCAAGGCCGCCCGTGCCAAGCAGGCCGAGGCGCGAGAGCGCGCCCGCATCGGCATGGCCAACGGCGAGGAGAAGTACCTCCCGATGCGCGACCGCGGCGTGCAGAAGCGCTACGTGCGCGACTACGTCGACGCCCGTTTCAGCATCGGCGAGTTCATGATCCCGGTCATGTTCCTCGTGATCATCCTCACCTTCATCCCCAGCCCCGAGGTGCAGACCTACGGCATCCTCGCGCTCTGGGCGTTCTTCATCGTCGCCGTCGTCGACAGCGTCATCCTGGGCTTCACGCTCACCCGCAAGCTCGCGGCCAAGTTCGGCAAGGACAAGGTCGAGAAGGTGCGCTGGTACGCGGCCATGCGCGCCCTGCAGCTGCGCGCGATGCGACTGCCGAAGGCGCAGGTCAAGCGCTTCCAGTTCCCCGAGTAG
- a CDS encoding alkaline phosphatase family protein encodes MRAEPNVLSLPASSHAIVLLVDGLGASALRSRSGHARFLASRMAKSDVIEGVFPATTASAIATLTTASAPGEHGMVGYSVLDAENDRLVNQLKGWDAQMRPESWQLRRTVFEQAQDAGVPAFAIGTARYADSGLTHAVLRGASYVSADTLEERFAAAQRVIDSTERAIVYLYVAELDMAAHAKGWESDKWLGELEKLDSALARFAGGLRKGVGVLLTADHGIVDVPLDKHVLYDTVPELIAGVRHVGGEPRCLQLYLEPGLPASAADELAESWRRVEGDRVWVSTRAEAIADGLFGDVDPRAEPRIGDVLVAARKLVAYYDSRDITRSGRSMIGQHGSLSDEEMRIPLVRLGAFSR; translated from the coding sequence GTGCGCGCCGAGCCGAATGTGCTGAGCCTGCCGGCGAGCAGCCACGCCATCGTGCTGCTCGTGGACGGCCTCGGCGCCTCCGCGCTCCGCAGCCGCTCCGGCCACGCCCGGTTCCTCGCCTCCCGGATGGCCAAGAGCGACGTCATCGAGGGCGTGTTCCCGGCGACCACGGCGTCCGCCATCGCGACGCTGACCACCGCGAGCGCGCCGGGGGAGCATGGCATGGTCGGCTACAGCGTGCTCGATGCCGAGAACGACAGGCTGGTCAACCAGCTGAAGGGCTGGGACGCCCAGATGCGCCCGGAGAGCTGGCAGCTGCGCCGCACCGTGTTCGAGCAGGCGCAGGATGCCGGGGTGCCGGCGTTCGCGATCGGCACCGCCCGGTACGCCGACTCCGGGCTCACCCACGCCGTGCTGCGCGGGGCGAGCTATGTCAGCGCCGACACGCTGGAGGAGCGCTTCGCCGCGGCCCAGCGCGTCATCGACAGCACAGAGCGCGCCATCGTCTACCTCTACGTGGCCGAGCTGGACATGGCGGCGCACGCCAAGGGCTGGGAGTCGGACAAGTGGCTGGGGGAGTTGGAGAAGCTCGACTCGGCGCTGGCCCGCTTCGCCGGCGGCCTCCGCAAGGGCGTCGGCGTGCTGCTGACGGCCGACCACGGCATTGTGGACGTGCCCCTCGACAAGCACGTGCTCTACGACACCGTGCCGGAGCTCATCGCGGGCGTGCGGCACGTCGGCGGCGAGCCGCGCTGCCTGCAGCTGTACCTGGAGCCGGGCCTGCCGGCATCCGCGGCCGACGAGCTCGCCGAGAGCTGGCGCCGCGTCGAGGGCGACCGCGTCTGGGTCTCCACCCGCGCGGAGGCCATCGCCGACGGCCTGTTCGGCGACGTCGACCCGCGTGCCGAGCCGCGCATCGGCGATGTGCTGGTGGCCGCCCGCAAGCTCGTCGCCTACTACGACTCGCGCGACATCACCCGCTCCGGCCGCAGCATGATCGGCCAGCACGGCTCGCTGAGTGACGAGGAGATGCGCATCCCCTTGGTGCGGCTGGGCGCGTTCTCCCGCTAG
- a CDS encoding cytochrome c oxidase subunit 4, with translation MRVNSVMLWILTVFFALVAVLYGVWTAIDYGHLEWVGTIAIALCGVLTGFVAFYLDRVYAAQGGELPEDRLDSNIDDGDAELGFFSPWSWWPIMVAASLTLFMLGLAAGFWMSFIAVGILVISLVGWVYEYYRGLFAR, from the coding sequence ATGCGCGTCAATTCCGTAATGCTCTGGATCTTGACGGTCTTCTTCGCACTCGTCGCCGTGCTCTACGGCGTCTGGACGGCCATCGACTACGGCCACCTCGAGTGGGTCGGCACCATCGCGATCGCCCTCTGTGGTGTTCTCACCGGCTTCGTCGCCTTCTACCTTGACCGCGTCTACGCGGCCCAGGGCGGCGAGCTGCCCGAGGACCGCCTCGACTCGAACATCGACGATGGAGACGCCGAGCTCGGCTTCTTCAGCCCGTGGAGCTGGTGGCCGATCATGGTCGCCGCCTCGCTGACGCTGTTCATGCTCGGCCTGGCCGCCGGATTCTGGATGTCGTTCATCGCCGTCGGAATCCTGGTCATCAGCCTCGTCGGCTGGGTCTACGAGTACTACCGCGGACTCTTCGCCCGCTAG
- the ctaD gene encoding aa3-type cytochrome oxidase subunit I, with the protein MSTTTAPAPTAAPLGASKVEHKGNIMVKWITSTDHKVIGYMYLITSFIYFCIGGVMALIIRAQLFAPGLEIVATKEQYNQLFTMHGTIMLLMFATPLFAGFANVLMPLQIGAPDVAFPRLNAFAYWLFSFGSLMAVAGFLTPQGAASFGWFAYQPLASTTFSPGLGGNLWMLGLGLSGFGTILGAVNFITTIITMRAPGMTMFRMPIFTWNTLVTSILVLMAFPVLAAAMLAAAGDRVFEMHIYDPANGGVILWQHLFWFFGHPEVYIIALPFFGIVSEVFPVFSRKPIFGYKTLVYATIAIAALSVTVWAHHMYVTGSVLLPFFSLMTMLIAVPTGVKIFNWIGTMWRGSLTFETPMLWAIGFLVTFTFGGLTGVILASPPLDFHVSDTYFVVAHFHYVVFGTVVFAMFSGFYFWWPKWTGKMLNERLGKWHFWLLFLGFHTTFLVQHWLGVVGMPRRYASYLPSDGFTWMNELSTIGSMVLAASMIPFFLNVYVTARNAPKVTVNDPWGYGGSLEWATSCPPPRHNFTSIPRIRSERPAFDLNHPEAALPIGIGPAKDAPDAPTFDAASERIK; encoded by the coding sequence ATGAGCACCACCACAGCACCCGCTCCGACCGCGGCGCCGCTCGGCGCCTCGAAGGTCGAGCACAAGGGCAACATCATGGTCAAGTGGATCACCTCCACTGACCACAAGGTCATCGGGTACATGTACCTGATCACCTCGTTCATCTACTTCTGCATCGGCGGCGTGATGGCCCTCATCATCCGCGCGCAGTTGTTCGCTCCGGGCCTCGAGATCGTGGCCACCAAGGAGCAGTACAACCAGCTGTTCACCATGCACGGCACGATCATGCTGCTCATGTTCGCGACGCCGCTGTTCGCCGGTTTCGCCAACGTGCTCATGCCGCTGCAGATCGGCGCACCCGACGTCGCGTTCCCGCGACTGAACGCGTTCGCCTACTGGCTGTTCAGCTTCGGTAGCCTGATGGCCGTCGCCGGCTTCCTCACCCCGCAGGGTGCGGCATCCTTCGGCTGGTTCGCCTACCAGCCGCTGGCGTCCACGACGTTCTCGCCGGGTCTCGGCGGCAACCTCTGGATGCTCGGCCTCGGACTCAGCGGTTTCGGAACCATCCTCGGTGCGGTGAACTTCATCACCACGATCATCACGATGCGCGCGCCGGGCATGACCATGTTCCGCATGCCGATCTTCACCTGGAACACGCTGGTCACCTCGATCCTCGTCCTGATGGCGTTCCCGGTTCTCGCCGCCGCCATGCTGGCCGCAGCGGGCGACCGCGTCTTCGAGATGCACATCTACGACCCGGCCAACGGCGGCGTCATCCTCTGGCAGCACCTGTTCTGGTTCTTCGGCCACCCCGAGGTGTACATCATCGCGCTGCCGTTCTTCGGCATCGTCTCCGAGGTCTTCCCGGTGTTCAGCCGCAAGCCGATCTTCGGATACAAGACGCTGGTGTACGCGACGATCGCGATCGCCGCCCTCTCCGTCACCGTGTGGGCCCACCACATGTACGTCACCGGCTCCGTGCTTCTGCCCTTCTTCTCGCTGATGACAATGCTCATCGCCGTGCCGACGGGTGTGAAGATCTTCAACTGGATCGGTACCATGTGGCGAGGGTCGTTGACGTTCGAGACCCCCATGCTCTGGGCTATCGGCTTCCTCGTGACCTTCACCTTCGGTGGCCTCACCGGTGTCATCCTGGCCTCGCCGCCGCTGGACTTCCACGTCTCCGACACCTACTTCGTCGTCGCCCACTTCCACTACGTCGTCTTCGGCACCGTCGTGTTCGCCATGTTCAGTGGCTTCTACTTCTGGTGGCCCAAGTGGACCGGAAAGATGCTCAACGAGCGTCTCGGCAAGTGGCACTTCTGGCTGCTGTTCCTCGGCTTCCACACGACCTTCCTCGTGCAGCACTGGCTCGGCGTCGTGGGCATGCCCCGTCGCTACGCCAGCTACCTGCCGAGCGATGGCTTCACCTGGATGAACGAGCTCTCCACCATTGGCTCGATGGTGCTGGCCGCGTCGATGATCCCGTTCTTCCTGAACGTGTACGTCACCGCGCGCAACGCTCCGAAGGTCACCGTCAACGACCCCTGGGGTTACGGCGGATCGCTGGAGTGGGCCACCTCGTGCCCGCCGCCGCGCCACAACTTCACGTCGATCCCGCGGATCCGCTCCGAGCGCCCCGCCTTCGACCTGAACCACCCCGAGGCAGCCCTCCCGATTGGCATCGGCCCGGCTAAGGACGCACCCGATGCGCCCACCTTCGACGCCGCTTCGGAGAGGATCAAGTAA
- the erpA gene encoding iron-sulfur cluster insertion protein ErpA — protein MTDTSTPTAEHKVGLSEAAAAKVKSLLSQEGRDDLRLRVAVQPGGCSGLIYQLYFDERMLDGDAVVDYDGVEVIVDKMSVPYLDGAAIDFEDTIQKQGFTIDNPNAGDSCACGDSFH, from the coding sequence ATGACCGACACAAGCACACCGACAGCCGAGCACAAGGTCGGCCTCTCCGAGGCGGCGGCCGCCAAGGTGAAGAGCCTGCTCAGCCAGGAGGGTCGCGACGACCTGCGCCTGCGCGTTGCCGTGCAGCCCGGCGGCTGCTCCGGCCTGATCTACCAGCTCTACTTCGACGAGCGGATGCTCGACGGCGACGCGGTCGTCGACTACGACGGCGTCGAGGTCATCGTCGACAAGATGAGCGTGCCCTACCTGGACGGGGCCGCCATCGACTTCGAGGACACCATCCAGAAGCAGGGTTTCACCATCGACAACCCCAACGCCGGCGACAGCTGCGCCTGCGGCGACTCGTTCCACTAG